From Oryza sativa Japonica Group chromosome 4, ASM3414082v1, one genomic window encodes:
- the LOC4335061 gene encoding uncharacterized protein, which yields MATECLGFQERATPVGESSSVLPRRRSPEKGLPRGYTHADILTVAARGPVSSGAKISGEFAHEFRPERPSNGGGSPMATVQPRVARGPASSTMMNCGKKVGEINLEDIFPKFRPTEPQKWIWIKRGEVRPLLGFPARDDEIRRFGDGARRIWKVPEKRCDHRTFAQVVMERRPPNRLDWQANKRRATEQGGGDWGARGGGDWGACGAREEEELHRQLLAQNPRANQGAQWKPQGLPGTDGERGARAPKIKCFKCGREGHHQAARPNPSLCYSCHSSGHISSQCPLMMRKGVKLCGFGIPGQGFYSLNVELSDMRLLKPL from the coding sequence ATGGCGACTGAGTGCTTAGGGTTTCAAGAGAGGGCGACTCCAGTGGGAGAGTCCTCGTCGGTCCTCCCccgccggcgatcgccggagAAGGGTCTGCCTAGAGGATACACCCACGCGGATATCCTCACGGTAGCTGCCCGTGGTCCAGTTAGTTCTGGCGCAAAAATTTCGGGTGAATTTGCACACGAATTCCGGCCCGAGAGACCTAGCAATGGCGGTGGGAGCCCGATGGCTACAGTGCAGCCCAGAGTCGCGAGAGGCCCAGCGAGTTCCACGATGATGAATTGCGGAAAAAAAGTGGGTGAGATTAATTTGGAGGATATTTTCCCCAAATTTCGCCCCACTGAGCCGCAAAAGTGGATCTGGATCAAGCGAGGTGAGGTTCGCCCTCTTCTAGGGTTCCCGGCGAGAGACGACGAGATCCGGCGTTTTGGCGACGGAGCTCGTCGGATTTGGAAGGTGCCCGAGAAGAGGTGTGATCACCGCACCTTCGCCCAGGTTGTGATGGAGCGTCGTCCTCCCAATCGCCTGGATTGGCAAGCCAACAAGCGACGAGCGAcagagcaaggcggcggcgattGGGGTGCACGAGGCGGAGGTGACTGGGGGGCGTGCGGAGCtcgcgaggaggaggaactgCATCGGCAACTCCTTGCTCAAAACCCTAGGGCGAATCAAGGTGCTCAATGGAAACCTCAAGGGCTCCCTGGTACCGATGGAGAGAGGGGGGCAAGAGCTCCTAAGATCAAGTGCTTCAAGTGTGGTCGTGAGGGCCATCACCAGGCGGCGCGCCCTAACCCTTCCCTCTGCTACTCGTGCCATAGCTCAGGTCATATTTCTTCCCAATGCCCCTTGATGATGAGAAAGGGTGTTAAACTTTGTGGTTTTGGCATTCCGGGACAGGGGTTCTATAGTTTGAATGTTGAGTTGTCTGATATGAGATTGCTAAAGCCCCTGTGA